In Methanocorpusculum vombati, a genomic segment contains:
- the kdpB gene encoding potassium-transporting ATPase subunit KdpB → MSEKKQAGMSKAMYLQAIKDAFRKLDPRDMIKNPVMFVVEIGSVITTLLWVWALGGNGTDEAWFVGAIAVWLWFTVLFANFAEALAEGRGKAQAAALRRMKQKTEAFRICSSYNSGSGTEPVKEDLEQVPSTDLRKGDLFYVPAGTLIPVDGEIVAGIASVNESAITGESAPVIRESGGDRSAVTGGTTVLSDWLVVRVTQDPGEGFIDRMISLIEGANRQKTPNEQALNIFLITLTAIFLVVCTTLYAYSSYSVSQAGSGTVVSATILIALLVCLAPTTIGGLLSAIGIAGMDRLIRKNVIATSGRAIEAAGDVDVLLLDKTGTITLGNRQAVDLIPVAGTSVEELAENAQLSSLADETPEGRSIVVLVKERYGLRGRTVGSHADVPEMEFIPFSSHTRMSGVTIGSTEIRKGAADAVYAYIRECGNTVPADLETEVEKISKAGGTPLVVAKNGKALGVVYLKDIVKGGIKERFAELRRMGIRTVMITGDNRLTAATIAAEAGVDDFLAEATPESKLALIRRYQEEGHLVAMTGDGTNDAPALAQADVAVAMNTGTQPAREAANMVDLDSNPTKLIEIVEIGKQLLMTRGSLTTFSIANDLAKYFAIIPAAFISTYPALAALNIMGLNQPILSAVIFNAVIIVLLIPLALRGVTYKPVGAEIALRNNLLIYGLGGVITPFIGIKLIDIVLTALGMV, encoded by the coding sequence ATGTCTGAGAAAAAACAGGCAGGAATGTCCAAAGCGATGTACCTGCAGGCGATCAAAGATGCATTCCGCAAACTCGATCCCCGCGACATGATCAAAAATCCGGTTATGTTCGTGGTGGAGATCGGCAGTGTCATCACAACCCTTCTCTGGGTATGGGCACTGGGTGGAAACGGTACTGATGAAGCTTGGTTTGTTGGTGCGATTGCCGTATGGCTGTGGTTTACCGTCCTCTTTGCAAACTTTGCAGAAGCTCTTGCAGAGGGACGGGGAAAAGCACAGGCTGCGGCTCTTCGCCGGATGAAACAGAAAACGGAAGCCTTCCGTATCTGTTCCTCTTACAACTCCGGTTCCGGTACGGAGCCGGTCAAGGAGGATCTTGAACAGGTTCCGTCAACGGATCTCCGTAAGGGCGATCTCTTCTATGTACCGGCCGGAACCCTCATTCCGGTTGATGGTGAGATCGTTGCGGGTATTGCATCCGTCAATGAATCGGCCATCACCGGAGAAAGTGCACCGGTTATCCGTGAATCCGGCGGTGACCGCAGTGCGGTCACCGGTGGAACAACCGTTCTCTCCGACTGGCTCGTTGTCCGCGTGACACAGGATCCGGGAGAGGGATTCATCGATCGGATGATTTCCTTAATTGAAGGAGCAAACCGTCAGAAGACGCCCAACGAACAGGCGCTTAACATCTTCCTGATCACACTTACGGCCATCTTTCTGGTGGTCTGTACGACACTGTACGCGTACTCCAGTTACAGTGTTTCCCAGGCGGGAAGCGGTACAGTTGTCAGTGCAACCATTCTGATCGCGCTTCTGGTCTGCCTTGCACCGACCACCATCGGTGGTCTGCTTTCGGCCATCGGTATCGCGGGAATGGACCGACTGATCAGAAAGAATGTTATTGCAACTTCTGGTCGTGCCATTGAGGCGGCGGGTGATGTTGATGTTCTGCTGCTTGACAAGACCGGGACGATTACCCTTGGAAACCGCCAGGCGGTTGATCTGATTCCGGTTGCCGGAACATCTGTTGAGGAACTGGCAGAAAATGCCCAGCTTTCCTCGCTTGCCGATGAAACGCCGGAAGGCCGCAGTATTGTAGTTCTGGTCAAAGAGCGCTATGGTCTGCGGGGCAGAACTGTTGGTTCCCATGCGGATGTCCCGGAGATGGAATTCATTCCGTTCTCCAGTCATACCCGGATGAGCGGTGTTACTATCGGATCAACCGAGATCCGGAAAGGTGCAGCAGACGCGGTGTATGCCTACATCCGCGAGTGTGGAAACACGGTTCCTGCTGATCTGGAAACTGAGGTGGAAAAGATCTCGAAGGCCGGTGGAACCCCTCTGGTTGTTGCAAAGAACGGCAAAGCTCTTGGTGTTGTCTATCTGAAGGATATCGTCAAAGGAGGTATCAAGGAACGGTTTGCCGAACTTCGCCGCATGGGAATCAGGACTGTGATGATCACGGGAGACAACCGGCTGACCGCCGCAACCATTGCAGCGGAGGCGGGAGTTGATGACTTCCTTGCCGAGGCAACCCCGGAGAGCAAGCTTGCACTTATCCGCAGGTATCAGGAGGAAGGACACCTTGTCGCGATGACGGGTGATGGTACAAATGATGCTCCTGCTCTTGCACAGGCGGATGTTGCGGTTGCCATGAACACGGGAACCCAGCCTGCTCGTGAGGCGGCCAACATGGTGGATCTTGACAGTAATCCGACCAAACTGATTGAGATCGTGGAGATCGGAAAACAGCTGCTGATGACGCGGGGATCACTGACAACGTTCAGTATTGCAAATGATCTTGCGAAGTACTTCGCGATCATTCCTGCGGCCTTCATCAGTACCTATCCGGCTCTTGCGGCCCTGAACATCATGGGACTCAATCAGCCGATTCTCTCGGCGGTGATCTTCAACGCCGTGATCATTGTGCTGCTGATCCCTCTTGCGCTCCGCGGCGTAACCTATAAGCCGGTTGGTGCCGAGATTGCATTACGAAATAATCTGCTGATCTACGGTCTGGGCGGTGTGATCACTCCTTTCATCGGTATCAAGTTGATAGATATCGTCCTGACTGCCCTGGGAATGGTATAA
- the kdpA gene encoding potassium-transporting ATPase subunit KdpA has product MQLKNETSQKILRQIKPAIVLLLILTLLTGLVYPLLITGVSQVVFPAQANGGLISENGTYIGSELIGQEFTDPKYFWGRPSATSPAYNASLGSGSNLGPTNPALEQLVADRIAALQAANPGNTAAIPVELVTASASGLDPHISPAAAYYQIARVAEERGISEGELIALVNGHIEDRQFGILGEPRINVLKLNLALDAYVPGTLAAEEQLPADTGMINGVRGADIAQFAVFFVILAVLVVLVGRFMAKIYKGEKTFLSPIYEPVERYLLKIAGVKGDEEQDWKSFAASLLIFNAFGLGLLYLLQRVQQFLPLNPLNLAGVSPDLAFNTAVSFTTNTNWQAYSGEVTLSYLTQMLGLTVQNFLSAATGMAVVIALIFALTRKNTHGIGNFWVLLLRSLWILIPIAVIISMLLVSQGTIQTLGAPAEIELIDPVLDENGSVVADTQVLAMAPVASQAAIKFLGTNGGGVMGVNSAHPFENPTPLSNLVEILAMILIPAALCYTFGSMIGSVRKGIAVLLAMAIIFVPFLGICYAAEFGGNPMFTEQGADQIASALQPGGNMEGKEVRFGLATSTLFAVVTTSTSCGGVNSMHDSYTPVGGMIPLLLMQLGEIVFGGVGSGLYVMLVFVILAMFIAGLMVGRTPEFLGKKIEPKDMKLASLIILIPPCGILIGTAVSAMIEPGVTAILNPGAHGLSEIMYAFSSAIGNNGSAFGGLGVNTVYYNIALGIAMLVGRFAIIVPVLALAGSLAAKKIVPPSDGTLQPDRPLFVIWLVFVILMVGVLSFLPALALGPIAEHLIMIGGL; this is encoded by the coding sequence ATGCAACTGAAAAATGAAACATCACAGAAGATCCTTCGCCAGATAAAACCGGCGATTGTTCTTCTCCTTATACTGACACTCCTGACAGGTCTGGTTTATCCGCTCCTGATCACCGGGGTGTCACAGGTTGTTTTCCCTGCACAGGCAAACGGGGGCCTGATCAGCGAAAACGGCACGTACATTGGTTCTGAACTTATCGGACAGGAGTTTACCGATCCGAAGTATTTCTGGGGACGTCCGTCAGCGACATCTCCGGCATACAATGCTTCACTTGGTTCCGGGTCCAACCTTGGCCCGACCAACCCAGCTCTGGAGCAACTGGTGGCAGACAGGATTGCGGCCCTTCAGGCAGCAAATCCCGGCAACACTGCAGCCATTCCGGTTGAACTGGTAACAGCCTCCGCAAGCGGTCTTGATCCACATATCAGTCCTGCGGCAGCCTATTATCAGATTGCCCGGGTTGCGGAGGAGCGCGGTATCTCCGAAGGGGAACTTATCGCCCTGGTCAACGGTCACATCGAAGATCGTCAGTTCGGCATTCTTGGTGAACCGAGGATCAATGTTCTGAAACTGAACCTTGCACTCGACGCGTATGTTCCCGGTACTCTTGCTGCAGAAGAACAGCTTCCGGCCGACACTGGGATGATCAACGGCGTCCGTGGTGCGGATATTGCACAGTTTGCAGTCTTCTTTGTGATTCTCGCAGTCCTCGTGGTGCTTGTGGGCCGTTTCATGGCAAAGATCTATAAAGGGGAAAAGACCTTCCTTTCGCCCATTTACGAACCGGTTGAAAGATATCTTCTGAAGATCGCCGGCGTGAAGGGTGATGAGGAGCAGGACTGGAAATCCTTTGCTGCATCTCTGCTGATCTTCAATGCCTTTGGTCTGGGTCTTCTGTATCTTCTTCAGCGTGTCCAGCAGTTCCTGCCGCTGAACCCGCTGAACCTTGCAGGGGTATCTCCGGATCTTGCGTTCAACACTGCCGTGAGTTTTACCACCAACACCAACTGGCAGGCCTACTCAGGTGAGGTCACATTAAGTTACCTTACCCAGATGCTTGGACTGACCGTCCAGAACTTCCTGTCGGCAGCGACGGGTATGGCTGTGGTGATCGCACTGATCTTTGCTCTCACGAGAAAGAATACGCACGGCATCGGCAACTTCTGGGTTCTTCTGCTGCGTAGTCTGTGGATTCTCATTCCGATTGCCGTCATCATCTCAATGCTCCTTGTCTCGCAGGGAACTATTCAGACGCTTGGTGCTCCGGCTGAGATCGAACTTATTGACCCCGTCCTTGACGAAAATGGTAGTGTCGTTGCCGATACCCAGGTACTGGCCATGGCACCGGTCGCCTCGCAGGCGGCCATCAAGTTCCTTGGAACAAACGGAGGTGGTGTCATGGGTGTCAACTCGGCCCATCCGTTTGAAAATCCGACCCCTTTGTCGAATCTCGTGGAAATTCTCGCCATGATCCTCATCCCGGCCGCATTGTGTTACACCTTCGGCAGCATGATCGGATCGGTTCGCAAAGGGATTGCAGTTCTTCTTGCAATGGCGATCATCTTTGTTCCCTTCCTTGGTATCTGCTATGCGGCAGAATTTGGCGGTAATCCGATGTTTACCGAACAGGGAGCTGATCAGATCGCATCTGCACTCCAGCCCGGAGGAAACATGGAGGGAAAAGAAGTCAGATTCGGTCTGGCGACCAGTACACTCTTTGCGGTGGTAACCACCTCAACCTCGTGCGGCGGTGTGAACTCCATGCATGATTCCTACACACCGGTCGGAGGCATGATACCTCTGCTGCTCATGCAGCTCGGTGAGATCGTCTTCGGCGGTGTGGGTTCGGGTCTGTATGTGATGCTCGTCTTTGTCATCCTTGCCATGTTCATTGCCGGTCTGATGGTCGGGCGGACGCCTGAGTTCCTCGGCAAAAAGATCGAGCCAAAAGACATGAAGCTTGCATCGCTTATCATCCTGATCCCACCGTGTGGAATTCTCATCGGTACGGCAGTCTCCGCGATGATCGAACCGGGTGTTACCGCTATTCTAAATCCCGGTGCGCATGGTCTTTCCGAGATCATGTACGCGTTCTCGTCTGCGATAGGCAACAACGGCAGTGCATTTGGCGGTCTTGGTGTTAACACCGTCTACTACAACATTGCTCTTGGCATTGCAATGCTTGTCGGAAGATTTGCCATCATCGTCCCGGTCCTTGCCCTTGCGGGATCACTTGCGGCAAAGAAGATCGTCCCGCCTTCGGATGGAACTCTTCAGCCGGATAGGCCGCTGTTTGTCATCTGGCTCGTGTTTGTCATCCTGATGGTGGGCGTTCTGTCCTTCCTGCCGGCACTTGCCTTGGGTCCGATTGCTGAACATCTGATAATGATTGGAGGTCTCTGA
- a CDS encoding pyridoxamine 5'-phosphate oxidase family protein, with amino-acid sequence MTTEVIEFMQNNQVMYLATVDKAGNPKVRPFMYYLERDGKPYFCTSSKKPMYKEMREHPRVEITVANPEFAWLRISATVSFSNDMEIKKAIIEASPIVKSIYQTAENPDFEIFTIINGTATIADFSGQPPKTFTI; translated from the coding sequence ATGACAACCGAAGTAATCGAGTTTATGCAGAACAATCAGGTCATGTACCTGGCAACCGTTGACAAAGCCGGCAACCCGAAGGTTCGTCCGTTCATGTACTACCTTGAACGTGATGGAAAACCGTACTTCTGCACCTCCAGCAAAAAACCGATGTACAAAGAGATGCGGGAACATCCCAGAGTTGAGATCACCGTTGCAAACCCGGAGTTCGCCTGGCTTCGAATCTCTGCGACCGTCTCCTTCTCGAACGACATGGAGATCAAAAAAGCGATCATCGAAGCAAGTCCGATTGTAAAAAGCATCTATCAGACCGCCGAGAACCCGGACTTTGAGATATTCACGATCATCAACGGTACCGCAACCATCGCCGACTTCTCCGGTCAGCCGCCGAAGACCTTCACCATTTAA